The segment CTGGGCGGTGGGGGCACCATCCTACACTACGATGGCAGCTCCTGGAGCACGATGACCAACGGCACCACAAGTCACCTTTATGGTGTCTGGGGCAGCTCCTCCTCTGATGTGTTCGCCCTGGGCGATGGGGGCACCATCCTACACTACGATGGCAGCGCCTGGAGCACGATGACCAGCGGCACCATCAATTACCTTAGAGATGTCTGGGGCATCTCCTCCTCCGGTGTGTTCGCCGTGGGCGATGGGGGCACCATCCTCTACTACAATGGCAGTGCCTGGAGCACGATGACCAGCGGCATCACAAGTCACCTTTATGGTGTCTGGGGCAGCTCCTCCTCTGATGTGTTCGCCGTGGGCTATGGGGGCACCATCCTCTGCTACAATGGCAGTGCCTGGAGCACGATGACCAGCAGCATCACAAGTGACCTTTATAGTGTGTGGGGTAACTCCCCCTCTGATGTGTTCGCCGTGGGCTATGGGGGCACCATCCTCCATTACGGTGGCAGTGCCTGGAGCACGATGACCAGCGGCACCATAAATGACCTTTATAGTGTGTGGGGCAGCTCCCCCTCTGATGTCTTCGCCGTAGGCTATGGGGGCACCATCATCCACTACAATGGCAGCGCCTGGAGCACGATGACCAGCGGTACCACAAATCACCTTATGGGCATCTGGGGCAGCTCCTCCTCTGATGTCTTCGCCGTGGATTATGGGGGCACCATCCTTCATTACAATGGCAGCGCCTGGAGCACGATGACCAGCGGCACCGCGAATCACCTTTATGGTGTCTGGGGTAGCTCCTACTCTGATGTCTTCGCCGTAGGTAGTTCCGGCACAATCTTGCATTACTTCGACCTCGAGTCACAACTACCCACCATAACCTCGGTCAGCCCCAACCAAGGCAATCAGGCTGCGACTCTCGATGTCACCATCAGCGGCACCTACTTCACGAGTCCCACCGCAGTAAGCTTCGGCTCCGGGATAACCGTCAACAGCTCCATGGTGAATAGTTCCAACCAGATAACTGCCAATATCGTAATCAGCAGCTCAGCTACGCTTGGTTCCAGAGATGTCTCAGTGACTACCCCAGGAGGCACTGCCACCAAGACAGGCAGTTTCACGGTGGCTGAGCCTTCACCGACCATGGACTCGGTCACCCCGGATGAGGGTATTCAGGGAGAAGCATTAACCGTGACCATCATCGGCACCTATTTCACCGGAGCCACCGCAGTGAGCTTTGGCTCAGAGATAACCGTTGACAGCTTCACACTAGACAGCGACAGCCAGATAACGGCTAACATCACCATCAGTAGCTCAGCTACGGCTGGGGCCAGGAATGTTTCGGTGACTGCGCCAGCAGGCACTGGCAAACTGACTGAAGGCTTCACGGTGACACAAGTGGCCTCCAATCACAGTAAGACTTGGCTTGCCGCTGGGCTAGGCGCAGCCCTAGCGGTAGTCATTGCAGTTTACCTATCAATCCGCTTCTTTCGTAGTAGAAGGCAGGTAAAGAAAAGGCAGGTGAAGAAGTAGAACGGCAGAGCATTCCCTGGCTTCATGCGGTGAGCCACGTTGGAGTCGAAATCAATCAGATTGAACCTTTCGACATATTGTTCAGCGATGCGGTGCCGAGGGAGAGACCAGTCCAAAATTCCTTCAAGTGCTGCCACCATCCAAACATAGTGTCTGTTCCAAGCTGAAGTTTCCGGGCATAAGCGAATGGAATGCTCCAGCCGATTTTCGAAGCATCTACTTGCCGGGCTACGCAGGCGCTCCAGTGTTGGGATCTCTAATGAAACAAGTGGTACAATCACCGGGGGCAGGTCAATGGTGGAAAGCATTTCATCCACGTTGATCGATCTGTCAAGGAGTTCGACAAATATAGTCATAGGTCCTCGTGATGTCTGATTGGTATTTGTACATGGTAAGATGCCATGACGGTAGTCTGTATACAGGAATCTCGACTGCCGTCGAGCGGCGATTCGCCCAGCACCAGGGAAACGGAAATAGCGGATCGAAGTACCTGAGAAGCAGGGGGCCTTTGACTTTGGTATTCCAGAAGAGGTTGGGAACCAGAAGCTTGGCGTTGAAGGTGGAAAACAAAGTCAAGAAGCTGTCAAGGGAGAAGAAGGAGAGGCTGATTGGGGTCCCTGGATATGTCGAAGGCATAGTGAGGCGAACACAGAACCCCTGAGGACGACCTGAAGGGCTGCAGAGCGCGTGTTGAAATCCCCTGGAACTCCAGCAAGTGGTTCCCGCCAGCAAGCTGGCTGGCATGAAAGGATAATGAAGAAAGATTTGACAGAAGGCCACCTCACAGAGTACTGATTAAAGGCAGTTGAATGCCAGATGGTGACGTCAACAGAATAAGAGCAACGCGGCACGGCTGTTGAAAGGAGACTGATATGAAGGAAGCCGCAACTCCGCAGGAAAAGGCCATTGTGGTCGTAGATCTGCAAAAAGATAATGTGGGCAGGTATTGTCGGGCGATTATCCCCAACGTCAAGCTCCTCCTGCAAGAGGCCAGGGGCAAAGGAATCCCCATAATCTTCGCCTGTGACAGCAGATATCCGGACGATTTCATTTTCACCAAGGGCGGGCATCCAGTGCGCACCATTCGGGGAACTGCCGGAGCGGCAGTCATCGAGGATATGGAGCCGCGAGCCACTGACATCGTCGTCGAAAAGAGGATGCTCAGTGCCTTCTTTGGCACCGACCTCGATTTTACGCTGCGGCAAAAGGGAATCAAGACGCTCATTGTGACCGGCGTGGCCACCTGGGCCTGCGTTTTGAAGACGGTCTTTGACGCGGCCGAGCTGGGGTATGAAGTCATCGTCCCGGCAGATTGCTGCGCCTCGCCATCTCCGGAAGGCCACGAGCCTGCGTTGAAGGTGATGGGACTGCTGCGCGTGGTGAAGCCCTCCGTCAGAGATGTACTGGAAACTCTCTGACGGGGCCACCGGGCGGAAGGATGGGTCATACTCATAGTCATAGCTCATGGCTCGTAGCTGATGGCAGAGATTGCTTCGTCGCCCTTCTGCAGAAGGACTTCTCGCAATGACAGGATGGAATTCGTCTGTCACTTGCGCTCCGCTCCTTTACAGGGAGGCTCTCTTTGTTGTATAATAACAATTCAGAGTTACAGTTTGGGTTATTACAAGCTTCTTAGAATCCGCCCGCATTTCTCTCAAGTATTGGATGACCGGGACTCTAACCAGTATTTCATAGACAGGAGGTCATCCAATAGGCTATCAGGCTAAATCAATCCAGCGTTCTGCTTGCGGAAAACCCTTTGCCTTCAGCACTGAAGAGCAGGGGTTTTGCCATTTTTCAGACAAGAGAGGTGCAGGGACCTTTCCAAGGAGCTACAGTGAATTTCGAAACCTTTGATCTTGATCCAAGCATCATGGCCGGTGTACAGGCGGCCGGTTATGTTACACCCACACCAATCCAGATTAAGTCCATCCCGCCAATCATGCAGGGCCGCGACCTGATTGGTCTGGCACAGACCGGAACCGGCAAGACTGCGGCTTTCGTGCTGCCAATTCTGCAGCGCCTGCTGCAACGCCCGAGGGGTCGCATTGGTGCTCTCATAATCTCGCCCACGCGTGAGCTAGCCGAGCAGACATACGAGGCTGCAACCGAATTGGGACGGCAAACGGGGCTGCGGAGTCTCACCATTTACGGCGGGGTGGGTATACATCAACAGAAACAAGCACTGCGTACTGGAGTCGAAATCGCTGTGGCCTGCCCCGGCCGATTGCTCGATCACCTGTGGCAGGGTACATTCGATCCATCATATGTGGAAGTCCTTGTAATCGACGAGGCAGACCGGATGTTTGACCTGGGCTTTCTACCCGATATCCGGAACATCTTGAAATGCCTGCCACAGGAGCGGCAGACACTGCTTTTCTCGGCCACCATGCCCCGTGATGTCCGGAGTCTGGTGCAGGAAGTCCTGCATGACCCGGTCACCGTGCAAATTGGCCGTATGCTGCCGGCAACAACGGTGTCTCATGCTCTCTATCCGGTGGGACAGCACCTGAAGACTGCGCTCCTGAAGGGACTCTTGCGCAGAACCAGTACGAAATCGGTGCTTGTATTTACACGTACCAAGCATCGCGCCGAGCGTGTCGCGCAGCAACTGATAAGTGCGGGCTACCGGGCAGCCTCACTGCAAGGTGATCTGTCCCAGTACCAGCGTCAGGCCGCTCTCGATGGCTTCCGTGCCGGCTCAGTTAAGATACTGGTGGCGACTGACGTTGCCGCTCGCGGCATCGATGTTTTGAGTATTTCACACGTCATTAACTACGACATGCCGGACACTACGGACGCCTATACGCATCGTATTGGCCGCACGGGACGAATCGGCGCAACTGGTGATGCCTTCACATTTGTGACAACTGAAGACGTGGCCATGGTACGCGCTCTTGAGCACCTGCTGAACGCGCCACTGGAGCGCCGCACATTGCAGGACTTTGATTATAGAGCATGTGCATCAGACAGCGAAGTCATCCGCTCTCCGCACCGGTTCGGACAGCGCACTGTACGGAATGAGCGGGTTGGCATCAAATAGACATTTCTGCTCAGAGAGGCAGCCTGGAAGTAACGCCCAACCCGATTTGCCGGTCCGGAGTCAACTCAATCTGCCTGCTTTCCCGCATTGCCAATAGTCTGTCCCAGACTATTTCCGGCATATCGATCAAGCGCCAGGTTTGCCCTATTCACTAAAGCCTCTTTCCTGTGTTAAGATAGTGCCATGCCCTGCGGCGTGGTCTGTGATGGGAGAGAGCATGGTATCCTGTCATCCGGACACTTTCCCACATGCTTTTCGAGAAGCCTACTCCCCGCATTCCAGGTCTTCTGAAAAGGGCAGGAATGGAAACTGCTGAGCTAAGGAGGAGACGATGATCTTAGGTGTAACACTGGGAATAATTGCCTTGGTAATAGCCCTGATACTCATCCTTCCAT is part of the Chloroflexota bacterium genome and harbors:
- a CDS encoding IPT/TIG domain-containing protein, whose translation is LGGGGTILHYDGSSWSTMTNGTTSHLYGVWGSSSSDVFALGDGGTILHYDGSAWSTMTSGTINYLRDVWGISSSGVFAVGDGGTILYYNGSAWSTMTSGITSHLYGVWGSSSSDVFAVGYGGTILCYNGSAWSTMTSSITSDLYSVWGNSPSDVFAVGYGGTILHYGGSAWSTMTSGTINDLYSVWGSSPSDVFAVGYGGTIIHYNGSAWSTMTSGTTNHLMGIWGSSSSDVFAVDYGGTILHYNGSAWSTMTSGTANHLYGVWGSSYSDVFAVGSSGTILHYFDLESQLPTITSVSPNQGNQAATLDVTISGTYFTSPTAVSFGSGITVNSSMVNSSNQITANIVISSSATLGSRDVSVTTPGGTATKTGSFTVAEPSPTMDSVTPDEGIQGEALTVTIIGTYFTGATAVSFGSEITVDSFTLDSDSQITANITISSSATAGARNVSVTAPAGTGKLTEGFTVTQVASNHSKTWLAAGLGAALAVVIAVYLSIRFFRSRRQVKKRQVKK
- a CDS encoding GIY-YIG nuclease family protein, with product MVRCHDGSLYTGISTAVERRFAQHQGNGNSGSKYLRSRGPLTLVFQKRLGTRSLALKVENKVKKLSREKKERLIGVPGYVEGIVRRTQNP
- a CDS encoding cysteine hydrolase encodes the protein MKEAATPQEKAIVVVDLQKDNVGRYCRAIIPNVKLLLQEARGKGIPIIFACDSRYPDDFIFTKGGHPVRTIRGTAGAAVIEDMEPRATDIVVEKRMLSAFFGTDLDFTLRQKGIKTLIVTGVATWACVLKTVFDAAELGYEVIVPADCCASPSPEGHEPALKVMGLLRVVKPSVRDVLETL
- a CDS encoding DEAD/DEAH box helicase; its protein translation is MNFETFDLDPSIMAGVQAAGYVTPTPIQIKSIPPIMQGRDLIGLAQTGTGKTAAFVLPILQRLLQRPRGRIGALIISPTRELAEQTYEAATELGRQTGLRSLTIYGGVGIHQQKQALRTGVEIAVACPGRLLDHLWQGTFDPSYVEVLVIDEADRMFDLGFLPDIRNILKCLPQERQTLLFSATMPRDVRSLVQEVLHDPVTVQIGRMLPATTVSHALYPVGQHLKTALLKGLLRRTSTKSVLVFTRTKHRAERVAQQLISAGYRAASLQGDLSQYQRQAALDGFRAGSVKILVATDVAARGIDVLSISHVINYDMPDTTDAYTHRIGRTGRIGATGDAFTFVTTEDVAMVRALEHLLNAPLERRTLQDFDYRACASDSEVIRSPHRFGQRTVRNERVGIK